A region from the Polaribacter sp. Hel1_33_78 genome encodes:
- a CDS encoding HupE/UreJ family protein: MNDFVLYFKMGLKHVLDFSAYDHILFLIVLAVVFNFKQWRKVMWLVTLFTIGHSITLALSAYEVLKIRMDLIEFLIPLTIIITAIINILIAKKSPTGKENINLVFALIFGLIHGLGFSNYFKMMVGKEEDKLIPLVEFALGIEASQIIIVFGILILGTTLQNLFRVSRRDWILVCSSIVIGFSCPIMIERIFW; encoded by the coding sequence ATGAATGATTTTGTGCTTTATTTTAAAATGGGTCTTAAACATGTGTTAGACTTTTCTGCCTATGATCATATTTTATTTTTAATTGTCTTAGCCGTTGTATTCAACTTTAAGCAGTGGAGAAAAGTTATGTGGCTAGTAACACTTTTTACAATTGGACATTCAATCACACTAGCTTTATCTGCTTATGAAGTATTAAAAATTAGAATGGATTTGATTGAATTCTTAATTCCGTTGACCATCATTATTACAGCTATCATTAATATCTTAATAGCAAAAAAATCACCAACAGGCAAAGAAAACATCAACCTAGTCTTTGCACTAATCTTTGGGCTAATTCACGGATTAGGATTTTCTAATTATTTTAAAATGATGGTTGGAAAAGAAGAAGATAAACTTATCCCTTTAGTAGAATTCGCTTTAGGAATTGAAGCATCACAAATAATTATTGTTTTTGGGATATTAATCTTAGGAACGACACTTCAAAATCTATTTAGAGTATCAAGAAGAGACTGGATTTTAGTTTGTTCCTCTATTGTTATTGGTTTTTCTTGTCCGATAATGATTGAGCGTATTTTTTGGTAA
- the nirB gene encoding nitrite reductase large subunit NirB: MQTVIVVGNGMVGYKFCEKFAAKWRSKDFKIIVFGEEPRPAYDRVHLSEFFENQDAKALEMAPAEWYLTNGIDLIVDEKVSEIHRASKTIITAKNRAVSYDYLVLATGSSAFVPPIKGVEKEGVFVYRTIEDLEGMLGYAAKLKAEKPDAKAAVLGGGLLGLEAGKAVMDMGLEPHIVEFASKLMPRQLDARSSQVLQLKLESLGLNIHLRKTTNQILGNGSIVGMEFGVDDLLNVDMLVISAGIRPRDELGKNAGLEMGVRGGIVVNNKMQTSDENIFAIGEVALYNQMIYGLVAPGYDMAGVAVHQIIGKTESIMPEEIDMSTKLKLIGVDVASFGEPFMPASKGHSIIFENKTQHLYKRINVSHDGKKLLGGILVGDASDYNMLHQVYLNGMAIPEDPSQLILPASEGGSSFGSVLDLPDTAQVCSCESISKGDICSSITEDGCNNLGDVIVKTKATTGCGGCKPMVSDLVNETLKSLGKEVKETICEHFDYNRQELYDLVKVSKVSGYQETLNSFGKGHGCEICKPLVASIFATVTMETPNRQPTIQDTNDRFLANIQRNGTYSVVPRVAAGEITPDQLIVIGEVAKKYDLYTKITGGQRIDLFGAQVHELPLIWKELIAAGFESGHAYGKSLRTVKSCVGSTWCRYGMHESVTFAIEIENRYRGLRSPHKLKGGVSGCIRECAEARGKDFGLIAVDGGWNLYVCGNGGATPKHGVLLAEQLDDETVVKYLDRFLMFYIRTAGPLVRTAPWLDKLDGGIDYLKQVVIENSIGIAEDLETEMQGLVNRYECEWKQAIENEEVMKRFKHFINSDDTDDNIKFVKMRGQKKPEAWV; this comes from the coding sequence ATGCAAACGGTTATTGTTGTAGGAAATGGAATGGTTGGTTACAAGTTTTGCGAGAAATTTGCAGCAAAATGGAGAAGTAAGGATTTTAAAATCATTGTTTTTGGAGAGGAGCCTAGACCTGCCTATGATAGAGTTCATTTAAGTGAGTTTTTTGAGAATCAAGATGCAAAAGCATTAGAAATGGCTCCTGCAGAATGGTATTTGACAAACGGAATTGATTTAATTGTTGATGAAAAAGTTTCTGAAATTCACAGAGCATCTAAAACAATAATTACTGCAAAAAATAGAGCTGTAAGTTACGATTATTTGGTCTTAGCTACAGGTTCTTCTGCTTTTGTTCCTCCTATAAAAGGAGTTGAAAAGGAAGGCGTTTTTGTCTATAGAACAATTGAAGATTTAGAGGGAATGTTAGGGTATGCAGCAAAATTAAAAGCTGAAAAACCTGATGCTAAAGCAGCAGTTTTAGGTGGAGGTCTTTTGGGTTTAGAAGCAGGAAAAGCAGTTATGGATATGGGGCTAGAACCTCATATTGTAGAATTTGCTTCTAAATTAATGCCGAGACAATTAGATGCTAGAAGTAGCCAAGTATTACAATTAAAGTTAGAGTCATTAGGTTTAAACATACATTTAAGAAAAACCACAAATCAAATTTTAGGAAATGGATCTATTGTTGGAATGGAGTTTGGGGTAGATGATTTATTAAATGTAGATATGTTAGTAATTTCTGCTGGAATTAGACCAAGAGACGAATTAGGAAAAAATGCTGGTTTAGAAATGGGAGTGCGTGGAGGAATTGTTGTAAACAATAAAATGCAAACTTCAGATGAAAATATTTTTGCAATTGGAGAAGTGGCGCTGTACAATCAAATGATATATGGTTTGGTTGCTCCGGGTTATGATATGGCTGGAGTAGCTGTTCATCAGATTATAGGAAAAACAGAAAGTATAATGCCAGAAGAGATCGATATGTCTACCAAATTAAAATTGATAGGCGTGGATGTTGCAAGTTTTGGAGAGCCTTTTATGCCAGCTTCAAAAGGACATTCTATTATTTTTGAAAATAAAACACAACATTTATATAAGAGAATTAATGTTAGTCATGATGGTAAAAAACTGTTAGGAGGAATTCTAGTTGGTGATGCCTCTGATTATAATATGTTGCATCAGGTTTATTTAAACGGAATGGCAATTCCTGAAGATCCATCGCAATTAATTTTACCGGCAAGTGAAGGAGGTTCTTCTTTTGGAAGTGTTTTAGATCTGCCAGATACTGCACAGGTTTGTTCTTGTGAAAGTATAAGTAAAGGCGATATTTGCAGTTCAATTACTGAAGATGGTTGTAATAATTTAGGTGATGTAATTGTCAAAACCAAAGCAACAACAGGTTGTGGAGGTTGTAAACCAATGGTTTCAGACTTGGTAAATGAAACACTAAAATCGTTAGGAAAAGAAGTAAAAGAAACTATTTGTGAGCATTTTGATTATAACAGACAAGAGTTATACGACTTAGTAAAAGTGAGTAAAGTTTCTGGTTATCAAGAAACCTTAAATTCCTTTGGAAAAGGACATGGATGTGAAATTTGTAAGCCTTTAGTTGCATCAATTTTTGCAACTGTAACGATGGAGACTCCAAATCGTCAACCCACAATTCAGGATACAAATGACCGGTTTTTGGCAAATATCCAGAGAAACGGAACCTATTCTGTAGTTCCAAGAGTTGCTGCTGGAGAAATTACTCCAGATCAATTAATTGTAATCGGAGAAGTTGCAAAAAAATACGATTTATATACTAAAATTACGGGAGGCCAAAGAATAGATTTGTTTGGTGCACAAGTTCATGAATTACCACTGATTTGGAAAGAGCTAATTGCCGCCGGATTTGAAAGCGGTCATGCTTACGGAAAATCACTAAGAACCGTAAAAAGTTGTGTGGGTTCTACTTGGTGCAGGTATGGTATGCATGAAAGTGTCACTTTTGCCATTGAAATAGAAAATAGATACAGAGGCTTGCGTTCTCCTCATAAATTAAAAGGAGGTGTTTCAGGTTGTATTAGAGAATGTGCAGAGGCCAGAGGTAAAGATTTTGGATTAATTGCTGTAGATGGTGGTTGGAATTTATACGTCTGTGGAAACGGTGGGGCAACACCAAAACATGGAGTTTTATTGGCAGAACAACTAGATGATGAAACAGTCGTAAAATACTTAGATCGCTTTTTAATGTTTTACATCAGAACTGCTGGTCCTTTAGTTAGAACGGCTCCTTGGTTAGATAAATTAGATGGCGGAATAGATTATTTAAAACAAGTTGTTATTGAAAATTCTATAGGAATTGCTGAAGATTTGGAAACTGAAATGCAAGGGCTTGTAAATAGATATGAATGCGAATGGAAACAGGCAATAGAAAACGAGGAAGTAATGAAGCGTTTTAAACATTTTATAAATTCTGATGATACAGATGACAACATCAAATTTGTAAAAATGAGAGGACAAAAAAAACCAGAAGCTTGGGTTTAA
- the nirD gene encoding nitrite reductase small subunit NirD, giving the protein MQEVLEKYKTVSESNVSEWFKVGKTTDFPEDSGACVKHNTKQIAVYNFTRTGKWYATQNLCPHKMEMVLSLGMIGDKAGIPKVACPMHKKNFSLEDGSNLAGEDLKIAIYPVKIKDGNVYIGFLD; this is encoded by the coding sequence ATGCAAGAAGTATTAGAAAAATATAAAACAGTTTCAGAATCAAATGTAAGTGAATGGTTTAAGGTTGGTAAAACGACAGACTTTCCAGAAGATAGTGGTGCTTGTGTAAAACATAACACCAAGCAAATTGCAGTATATAATTTTACAAGAACAGGTAAGTGGTATGCCACTCAAAATTTATGTCCGCATAAAATGGAAATGGTTTTATCTTTAGGTATGATTGGTGATAAGGCGGGGATTCCAAAAGTAGCTTGCCCAATGCATAAAAAGAATTTTTCTTTAGAAGATGGATCAAATTTAGCCGGTGAAGATTTAAAAATTGCCATCTACCCTGTAAAGATTAAAGATGGAAATGTGTATATTGGCTTTTTAGATTAA
- a CDS encoding DUF4202 domain-containing protein, whose amino-acid sequence MRPTRFETAIALIDKKNAEDENTYQVAGLEYPKELLYSQRMTRKLLMFEPNASKPLQIAARAQHICRWKIQRNEYPMDRVGYFKWRETLKKLHADITGEILQQVDYDEKFVDRVQKIILKKLIKKNEESQTLEDTICLVFLDYYFDEFAAKHTDEKVIDILKKTWIKMSAKGHEAALKLTFSEKGLALVKQAIS is encoded by the coding sequence ATGAGGCCTACAAGATTTGAAACTGCAATTGCATTAATAGATAAAAAAAACGCTGAAGATGAGAATACTTATCAAGTTGCAGGATTAGAATATCCTAAAGAATTATTGTATTCTCAAAGAATGACAAGAAAATTGTTAATGTTTGAGCCTAATGCATCAAAACCGCTTCAAATTGCAGCACGTGCGCAGCACATTTGTCGTTGGAAAATTCAAAGAAATGAATATCCAATGGATAGAGTTGGCTATTTTAAATGGCGTGAAACACTAAAAAAATTACATGCTGATATTACTGGTGAAATTTTGCAACAAGTTGATTATGATGAAAAGTTTGTAGATAGAGTTCAGAAAATTATCCTTAAAAAATTGATTAAGAAAAATGAAGAATCTCAAACTTTAGAAGACACTATTTGTTTGGTTTTTTTAGATTATTATTTTGATGAATTTGCAGCTAAACATACTGATGAAAAAGTAATAGATATTCTAAAAAAAACTTGGATTAAAATGTCTGCAAAAGGTCATGAAGCTGCTTTAAAACTTACTTTTTCTGAAAAAGGTTTAGCTTTAGTGAAACAAGCGATTTCTTAA
- a CDS encoding type IV pili methyl-accepting chemotaxis transducer N-terminal domain-containing protein has protein sequence MTKNGNSLDKKTFDKLSRLYIIALSTIALSVIISQILVRNHLDTQKSDSTVINIAGRQRMLSQKLTKEIVSLTVSFDENKRNLLKKDIKETLVFWNLSHTSLQKGNDSLGLPKKNSVKIKQQFEAINPVFDTIQKASKSIVKNLEINPLTSIDELALDIKKIINNEGEFLFIMDKIVNQYDLEADEKVVWLRKLEFSLMVLTLLILLGEFLFIFWPTAKSVKATLSDLLSAEKKAKKMAFDADKLSISKEKSIKELRALSHAMDETLLFARISSKGNLIHMGKKFSRLFKLSKFKKEVLFWNVLTSNENEQAFIEDLISQHKKTGWQGEVKSTTKEGLDIWLEMSIIPYRLTEDKSELLIIASEITKRKAAQLEIERLTTVSFEEKMSQQKIISSKIIENQEKEQNRIAKDVHDGIGQMLTGLKYNLESININDIERTAIKIQHLKELTTNIIKGVRTATFNLTPPELSDHGIVPAIAKLAKELGKLTGKEILFFNKTDFNNRLDSLTEINIYRITQEAINNAIKYADSSHIVVSLSHSKSLLSLVIDDDGKGFVPSEVKKVNNGDGGMGMTFMKERIKYIDGRLFLNSELGKGTRVTLNIPI, from the coding sequence ATGACAAAAAACGGCAATTCATTAGACAAAAAAACGTTTGATAAATTAAGTCGTTTATATATTATTGCTTTAAGCACAATCGCACTCTCTGTAATTATTAGTCAGATTTTAGTTCGTAATCATTTAGACACGCAAAAAAGTGACTCTACAGTTATAAATATTGCTGGAAGACAAAGAATGCTGAGTCAAAAATTAACAAAAGAAATTGTTTCTCTTACTGTTTCATTTGATGAAAATAAGAGAAATCTTCTTAAAAAAGATATCAAAGAGACCCTTGTTTTTTGGAATTTATCTCATACTTCTCTGCAAAAAGGGAATGATAGTTTAGGACTTCCTAAAAAAAACAGCGTTAAAATAAAACAGCAATTTGAAGCAATTAATCCTGTTTTTGACACTATTCAGAAAGCATCAAAATCTATTGTTAAAAATTTAGAAATAAACCCTTTAACATCTATTGATGAGCTAGCTTTAGATATTAAGAAAATCATTAATAATGAAGGTGAATTTTTATTCATTATGGATAAAATTGTGAATCAATATGATTTAGAAGCTGATGAAAAAGTAGTTTGGTTAAGAAAGTTAGAATTTTCGCTAATGGTTTTGACTTTGTTAATTCTTTTGGGTGAATTTTTATTCATTTTTTGGCCCACAGCCAAATCAGTTAAGGCAACATTATCAGATTTATTATCAGCAGAAAAGAAAGCTAAAAAAATGGCTTTTGATGCAGATAAATTAAGTATTTCTAAAGAAAAATCAATTAAGGAATTACGTGCTTTAAGTCATGCAATGGATGAAACTTTGTTGTTTGCTAGAATTTCATCAAAAGGGAATTTAATTCATATGGGAAAAAAGTTTTCTCGCTTATTTAAACTTTCTAAATTTAAAAAAGAAGTATTGTTTTGGAATGTTTTAACCAGTAATGAAAATGAACAGGCATTCATTGAAGATTTAATTAGTCAACATAAAAAAACAGGTTGGCAGGGTGAAGTAAAATCAACCACGAAAGAAGGTCTAGATATTTGGTTAGAAATGTCTATCATTCCTTATCGCCTAACAGAAGATAAATCAGAATTGTTAATAATAGCATCAGAAATTACTAAAAGAAAAGCTGCACAGTTAGAAATTGAAAGATTAACTACAGTGAGTTTTGAAGAGAAGATGAGTCAGCAAAAAATCATTTCTAGTAAGATTATTGAGAATCAAGAAAAAGAACAAAATAGAATTGCCAAAGATGTTCATGATGGTATTGGGCAAATGCTTACAGGATTAAAATACAATTTAGAAAGTATTAATATTAATGATATTGAGCGTACAGCTATTAAAATTCAACATTTAAAAGAGTTAACTACCAATATTATTAAAGGAGTAAGAACTGCAACTTTTAATTTAACTCCACCAGAATTATCCGATCATGGAATTGTGCCTGCGATTGCAAAATTGGCGAAAGAATTAGGAAAGTTAACAGGAAAAGAAATTTTGTTTTTTAATAAAACCGATTTTAATAATCGATTAGATTCTTTAACTGAAATTAATATTTATAGAATTACCCAAGAAGCAATTAATAACGCTATTAAATATGCTGATTCTTCTCATATTGTAGTTTCACTTTCTCACAGTAAAAGTTTACTAAGCCTTGTAATTGATGATGATGGCAAAGGATTTGTGCCCTCTGAAGTAAAGAAGGTAAATAATGGAGATGGAGGAATGGGAATGACCTTTATGAAAGAACGAATTAAATATATTGATGGAAGATTATTTTTGAATTCTGAATTAGGAAAAGGGACAAGAGTTACTTTAAATATACCCATTTAA
- a CDS encoding response regulator transcription factor: MINVILADDHVLVRDGIKALLEDQTGINVIDEASNGKEALEVVSKNKPHILIVDIRMPEINGIEVVAEINKHHKDVKTLVLSMHDSEEYVVRSIQAGADGYLLKGASKEEFLKALNKVASGGKYFTGDVSSIIMNNFVNGNISKTAATQKEIKELPFKLTKREKQILILVLELKNNKDIAEELQISKRTAEVHRFNLMKKLEAKNLMELNSKSKEYQLI, from the coding sequence ATGATTAATGTAATTTTAGCAGACGACCATGTTCTGGTAAGAGATGGAATCAAAGCTCTTCTAGAAGATCAAACAGGAATCAACGTTATAGATGAAGCTTCTAATGGAAAAGAAGCTTTAGAAGTGGTCTCAAAAAATAAACCTCACATACTTATTGTTGATATTCGCATGCCAGAAATAAACGGAATTGAAGTAGTCGCTGAAATTAATAAACATCATAAAGATGTAAAAACACTAGTTCTTTCTATGCACGATTCAGAAGAGTATGTTGTAAGATCTATTCAAGCGGGCGCAGATGGTTATTTGTTAAAAGGAGCAAGTAAAGAAGAGTTTTTGAAAGCATTAAATAAAGTGGCTTCTGGTGGTAAGTATTTTACAGGTGATGTTTCTTCAATTATAATGAACAACTTTGTAAACGGCAATATTAGTAAAACTGCGGCGACACAAAAAGAAATAAAAGAGCTTCCTTTTAAATTAACTAAAAGAGAGAAACAAATATTGATTTTAGTTTTAGAACTAAAAAATAATAAAGACATTGCTGAAGAACTGCAAATCAGCAAACGCACTGCAGAAGTGCATCGTTTTAATTTGATGAAGAAATTAGAGGCCAAAAACTTAATGGAATTAAATAGTAAATCAAAAGAATATCAATTAATATAA
- a CDS encoding nitrate reductase: MIKKKEIKTTCSYCGVGCGIIIKKDINNKVFVEGDKEHPVNKGMLCSKGMNLHYVANDTSDRVLYPEMRWSRSHPRERVSWDTALDRAASVFKSIIKKHGPDSVAFYVSGQSLTEEYYIANKLTKGFLGTNNIDTNSRLCMSSAVVGYKKTFGEDSVPISYADIELADTFLITGANPAWCHPILFRRIEKHKEQNPNVKIIVIDPRKTDSANFADLHLQLTPGTDVILYNAIGRYLYKSGLINEDFINNYTEGFDAYKKIIFETSLKQASKICGVSQDNIKKAAEIIGLSKGFISMWAMGLNQSVIGTDKNTSLLNLSLITGQVGKPGSGPFSLTGQPNAMGGREVGGMANLLAVHKDLQNEEHRREVAQFWGVDKISPKPGLTATEMFDALESGKLKAVWIACTNPLVSMPNSHQIEKAMANSKFVVVQEISHKSDTLQYADLVLPAAAWLEKEGTMTNSERRISYLPKEIDAPGEARPDVEIFCDFAQRMGFRGFNYNSASEIYDEYASMTKGTNIDVSFLNYDRLKTEGTFQWPVNEYRHKGTPRLFEDKNFYTASQKAIFNIPSTIENTSVKTNDEFPLILTTGRVRDQWHTMTKTGKVSRLKTHYPKPVLEINPVDAYLNKISDGDITEIKSSNGVVRVRAKITDAIKEGVVFLPMHWGKVLQSNLNRANNLTNTLVDPVSKEPDFKFTSVSVSKYKKAKEKIVIAGAGAAAFRFLQNYRDYNDVDEIHVFSKETNLFYNRVLLPEYITEELSWEQLLKIKIAELSNLEIKIHPETFIDKIDKDNKIVTDSNGVTHKFDKLILATGSRAFIPKDVQIDLPGRFTMRNKTDADSFKKYLENTGLPPEEQHVVIVGGGLLGLELAAAMKHKNVKITIVQRASRLMERQLDKTSSKLLSLDVQERGIQIYFDNEVSTVFDDEDTGELTINLKSGKYITANAIVYAIGSRPNIEIAKDNGIICGRGVRVNQHLQSSHPDIFAIGEIAEFNNKLFGITSAAEEQAGVLANFIAGDISESYKGSVLMNILKFNDLNLCSIGEIIVPENDSSYEEIIFTDISKRYYKKCIVKDDLLIGAVLMGDKNEFAEFKTMIESKIEMSDKRNTLLRGTSNNTPMLGELICSCSQVGSGNIQEEIAKGCTNFTELCNKTGAGLGCGSCKTEVREILNNAKVGV; the protein is encoded by the coding sequence ATGATTAAAAAAAAGGAAATTAAAACAACTTGTTCTTATTGCGGAGTTGGTTGTGGAATTATCATAAAAAAAGACATTAACAACAAGGTTTTTGTTGAAGGCGATAAAGAGCATCCAGTAAATAAAGGAATGTTATGTTCTAAAGGGATGAACTTGCATTATGTTGCTAATGATACTTCAGACAGGGTTTTATATCCAGAGATGAGATGGAGTCGTTCACATCCTCGTGAGCGTGTAAGTTGGGATACTGCTTTAGATAGAGCAGCTAGTGTTTTTAAGTCTATTATAAAAAAACATGGTCCAGATTCTGTTGCTTTTTATGTTTCAGGCCAAAGTTTAACAGAAGAATATTACATCGCAAATAAGTTGACAAAAGGCTTTTTAGGAACCAATAATATAGATACCAACTCACGTTTGTGCATGAGTTCTGCTGTGGTTGGTTATAAAAAAACTTTTGGAGAAGATAGCGTGCCAATTTCTTACGCAGATATTGAATTAGCAGACACTTTTTTAATTACAGGAGCAAACCCCGCTTGGTGTCATCCAATTTTATTTAGAAGGATTGAAAAACACAAAGAGCAAAACCCAAATGTGAAAATAATTGTAATTGATCCTCGTAAAACAGATTCTGCAAATTTTGCAGATTTACACTTGCAACTAACGCCAGGTACAGATGTTATTTTATACAATGCCATTGGTAGATATTTGTATAAAAGTGGTTTAATTAATGAAGATTTTATAAATAATTATACAGAAGGTTTTGATGCTTACAAGAAAATTATTTTTGAAACAAGCTTAAAGCAAGCCTCTAAAATCTGTGGCGTTTCTCAAGATAACATTAAAAAAGCAGCAGAAATAATAGGTCTTTCTAAAGGATTCATTAGCATGTGGGCTATGGGTTTAAATCAAAGTGTTATTGGTACAGATAAAAATACATCACTTTTAAATTTATCTTTAATTACAGGTCAAGTTGGTAAACCTGGTTCAGGGCCTTTCTCTTTAACAGGTCAGCCAAATGCAATGGGTGGCCGCGAAGTTGGTGGTATGGCGAACTTATTAGCGGTACATAAAGATTTACAAAACGAAGAACATAGGAGGGAAGTTGCACAATTTTGGGGAGTGGATAAAATTTCACCAAAACCAGGTTTAACAGCTACAGAAATGTTTGATGCTTTAGAAAGCGGAAAATTAAAAGCAGTTTGGATTGCTTGTACAAATCCTTTAGTGAGTATGCCAAATTCGCATCAGATAGAAAAAGCAATGGCAAATTCTAAGTTTGTTGTGGTGCAAGAAATATCTCATAAATCAGATACTTTACAATATGCAGATTTGGTTTTGCCAGCAGCTGCTTGGTTAGAGAAAGAAGGGACAATGACAAATTCTGAACGTAGAATTTCTTATTTACCAAAAGAAATAGATGCTCCGGGAGAAGCAAGACCAGATGTAGAAATTTTTTGTGATTTTGCACAAAGAATGGGGTTTAGAGGCTTTAATTATAATAGTGCTTCAGAAATTTACGACGAGTATGCCTCTATGACAAAAGGAACAAATATTGATGTTTCTTTTTTGAATTATGATCGCTTAAAAACAGAAGGAACTTTTCAATGGCCAGTAAATGAATATCGCCATAAAGGAACCCCGCGTCTTTTTGAAGATAAGAACTTTTATACTGCATCACAAAAAGCAATTTTCAATATTCCATCAACCATAGAAAATACTTCAGTAAAAACAAATGACGAATTTCCATTGATTTTAACAACAGGTCGTGTTAGAGATCAATGGCATACCATGACTAAAACAGGAAAAGTTTCTAGATTAAAAACACATTATCCAAAACCTGTTTTAGAAATAAATCCGGTTGATGCTTATTTAAATAAGATTTCAGATGGCGATATTACAGAAATAAAAAGTTCAAATGGTGTAGTTAGGGTTCGTGCTAAAATTACAGATGCCATTAAAGAAGGTGTTGTTTTCTTGCCAATGCACTGGGGAAAAGTGTTACAAAGTAATTTAAATAGGGCTAATAATTTAACAAATACGCTTGTTGATCCGGTTTCTAAAGAACCCGATTTTAAATTTACATCTGTTTCTGTTTCTAAATACAAAAAGGCAAAAGAAAAAATTGTGATTGCCGGCGCAGGAGCAGCAGCTTTTCGGTTTTTACAAAATTATAGAGATTATAATGACGTGGATGAAATCCATGTTTTTTCTAAAGAAACGAACTTGTTTTACAATCGAGTTTTATTACCAGAATATATTACAGAAGAGCTTTCTTGGGAACAGTTATTAAAGATTAAAATCGCGGAATTAAGCAATTTAGAGATTAAAATTCATCCAGAAACTTTTATTGATAAGATTGATAAAGACAACAAAATAGTTACAGATTCTAATGGTGTAACACATAAATTTGATAAGCTGATTTTGGCAACAGGAAGTCGCGCTTTTATACCAAAAGATGTACAGATTGATTTACCTGGTAGATTTACCATGCGAAATAAAACAGATGCAGATAGTTTTAAAAAATATTTGGAGAACACAGGTCTGCCGCCAGAAGAACAGCATGTTGTTATTGTTGGTGGAGGTTTATTGGGTTTAGAACTGGCAGCAGCTATGAAGCACAAAAATGTAAAAATTACAATTGTGCAAAGGGCTTCTAGACTAATGGAGCGTCAATTAGATAAAACATCAAGTAAACTATTGTCTTTAGACGTGCAGGAAAGAGGTATTCAAATTTATTTTGACAACGAAGTTAGCACTGTTTTTGATGATGAAGATACAGGTGAATTAACCATTAATCTAAAAAGTGGAAAATACATAACTGCCAATGCAATTGTCTATGCAATTGGTTCAAGACCAAACATAGAAATTGCAAAAGATAACGGAATTATTTGCGGAAGAGGTGTTAGGGTGAACCAACACTTACAATCTTCACATCCAGACATTTTTGCTATTGGAGAAATAGCAGAATTCAATAATAAATTATTCGGAATTACTTCAGCAGCGGAAGAACAAGCAGGTGTTTTAGCCAATTTTATTGCAGGTGATATTAGTGAGTCTTATAAAGGTTCTGTGTTGATGAATATTTTGAAATTTAATGATTTAAACCTCTGTAGTATTGGTGAAATTATTGTTCCAGAAAATGATTCTAGTTACGAAGAAATCATTTTTACTGATATTTCTAAACGCTATTATAAGAAGTGTATTGTAAAAGATGACTTGTTAATTGGTGCAGTTTTAATGGGGGATAAAAACGAATTTGCAGAATTCAAAACAATGATTGAAAGCAAAATCGAAATGTCTGATAAGCGAAACACGTTATTAAGAGGTACATCAAATAATACCCCAATGTTAGGAGAATTAATTTGTTCATGCAGTCAAGTTGGTTCAGGGAACATTCAAGAAGAAATAGCAAAAGGATGCACAAATTTTACAGAATTATGTAACAAAACTGGTGCCGGTTTAGGGTGTGGAAGTTGCAAAACTGAAGTTAGAGAAATTTTGAATAATGCAAAAGTAGGAGTATGA